The proteins below come from a single Lactobacillus johnsonii genomic window:
- the pstB gene encoding phosphate ABC transporter ATP-binding protein PstB: MQNVNEAPTYIHQFDKDEQIISTQDLSVFYGGSVQKLFNASLQFKKKTITALIGGSGSGKSTFLRCLNRMNDKVARVDGEIWYHGLDINKNNINVYQLRKNIGMVFQKPNPFPKSIRENITYALKANGENDKQKLDQIVEESLRAAALWDEVKDKLDKSALAMSGGQQQRLCIARALALKPEILLLDEPASALDPVSTSKLEDTLKQLRTDYTMIMVTHNMQQASRISDYTAFFHLGHVLEYDTTENIFTNPKGEITEDYIRGSFG, encoded by the coding sequence ATGCAAAATGTAAATGAAGCCCCGACATATATTCATCAATTTGATAAAGATGAGCAGATTATTTCGACGCAAGACCTTAGTGTTTTTTATGGAGGTAGCGTTCAAAAGCTTTTTAATGCTAGTCTTCAATTTAAGAAAAAAACTATCACAGCCTTAATTGGAGGATCTGGTTCAGGAAAGTCTACTTTTTTACGTTGTCTTAATAGAATGAATGATAAAGTGGCTCGAGTAGACGGTGAAATTTGGTACCATGGCTTAGATATCAATAAAAACAATATTAACGTTTACCAGTTAAGAAAAAATATTGGAATGGTTTTCCAAAAGCCTAATCCATTTCCAAAATCAATTAGAGAAAATATTACTTATGCTCTAAAAGCAAATGGTGAAAATGATAAGCAAAAATTAGATCAAATTGTAGAAGAAAGTTTAAGAGCAGCTGCTTTATGGGATGAGGTGAAGGACAAGTTAGATAAGAGTGCATTGGCAATGTCTGGTGGTCAACAGCAGCGCTTATGTATTGCGCGAGCTCTTGCATTGAAGCCTGAAATTTTGCTGCTTGATGAGCCTGCTAGTGCTCTTGATCCTGTTTCTACTTCTAAACTTGAGGATACACTTAAGCAGTTGAGAACTGACTATACAATGATCATGGTAACGCACAATATGCAACAAGCTAGTCGTATTAGTGATTACACAGCTTTCTTTCATTTAGGTCATGTTTTAGAGTATGACACTACTGAAAATATTTTTACTAATCCTAAAGGTGAAATTACGGAAGACTACATTCGCGGAAGTTTTGGATAA
- the pstB gene encoding phosphate ABC transporter ATP-binding protein PstB: MENIITSKDVHLSYGNVEALHGISLDFEEKELTALIGPSGCGKSTFLRCLNRMNDDIPNIHISGEIKFENKNIYGPKMDLVELRKDVGMVFQQASPFPFSVYDNIAYGLRIAGIKDKELIDQRVEESLKQAAIWKETKDNLDRNAQAFSGGQQQRICIARALAVRPKVVLLDEPTSALDPISSSEIEETLLELKHDFTFIMVTHNLQQASRISDYTAFLMSGDLIEYGKTSDMFMNPKKQITSDYLNGRFG, encoded by the coding sequence GTGGAAAATATTATTACAAGTAAAGATGTTCACCTAAGCTATGGAAATGTTGAAGCTTTACACGGCATTAGCTTAGACTTTGAAGAAAAAGAACTTACTGCCTTAATCGGTCCTTCAGGATGCGGAAAATCAACCTTTCTTCGTTGTTTGAACAGAATGAATGACGACATACCTAATATTCATATTAGTGGTGAGATTAAATTTGAAAATAAGAATATTTATGGCCCTAAAATGGATTTGGTAGAATTGCGTAAAGATGTTGGAATGGTGTTCCAGCAGGCAAGTCCTTTTCCATTTTCTGTTTATGACAATATTGCTTACGGTCTTAGAATTGCTGGGATTAAAGATAAAGAATTGATCGACCAGCGAGTTGAAGAAAGTTTAAAGCAAGCTGCAATTTGGAAAGAGACTAAAGATAATTTAGATCGAAACGCTCAAGCATTTTCTGGAGGACAACAACAGAGAATTTGTATTGCTCGTGCTTTAGCGGTTCGTCCAAAAGTAGTTTTGCTTGATGAGCCTACAAGTGCTCTGGATCCAATTTCAAGTAGTGAGATTGAAGAGACTCTTCTTGAATTAAAGCATGATTTTACTTTTATCATGGTAACGCACAACTTACAACAAGCCTCTCGAATTAGCGACTATACTGCTTTCTTAATGAGTGGGGACTTAATTGAGTATGGTAAGACCTCAGATATGTTTATGAATCCGAAAAAGCAGATTACTAGTGATTATCTGAATGGACGTTTTGGTTAA
- the phoU gene encoding phosphate signaling complex protein PhoU: protein MHEVFLDELRKLNTRFMGMGIDVSEAIEEATQAFVEHDKKLAQSLVKDDQKVSRAATKVEKRTLKLMALQQPVASDFRNVISILKATNDLERIGENANSIAWETIRVKGNPRIPEVEAIIKSMSKKVNFMLDQVLKAYVQGDEKLAREVAKKDDEVDEDYVKARKLIISGIKQDPEAAVASSSYFMVIRLLERIGDHVVNLAQWVIYKMSGELVDLNTKDTDEMTEL, encoded by the coding sequence ATGCATGAAGTTTTTTTAGATGAATTACGTAAGTTGAATACTCGTTTCATGGGAATGGGTATTGATGTTAGTGAAGCGATTGAAGAAGCAACACAAGCTTTTGTTGAACATGATAAAAAACTAGCGCAAAGCCTAGTTAAAGATGATCAAAAAGTGTCACGTGCTGCTACAAAAGTTGAAAAAAGAACCTTAAAATTAATGGCTCTTCAACAACCAGTTGCTAGTGACTTTAGAAATGTTATTAGTATCTTAAAAGCTACTAATGATTTAGAACGAATTGGTGAAAATGCTAATTCAATCGCTTGGGAAACAATTCGAGTAAAGGGAAATCCTCGTATTCCAGAAGTTGAAGCAATTATTAAGTCAATGTCCAAGAAAGTTAACTTTATGTTAGACCAAGTTTTAAAGGCCTATGTACAAGGTGATGAAAAATTGGCTCGTGAAGTTGCTAAAAAAGATGATGAAGTAGATGAGGATTATGTAAAGGCTCGTAAGTTAATTATTTCTGGAATTAAGCAAGATCCAGAAGCAGCGGTCGCTTCTTCAAGCTACTTTATGGTAATTCGTTTACTTGAACGTATTGGTGACCACGTCGTTAATTTAGCACAATGGGTTATCTATAAAATGTCAGGAGAATTAGTAGATTTAAATACTAAGGATACTGATGAGATGACCGAATTATAA